Proteins from a genomic interval of Aspergillus flavus chromosome 7, complete sequence:
- a CDS encoding putative fatty acid desaturase (unnamed protein product), producing MADTLKAAATPTPPSRKDTILSRRWIEGQIAEGKHVIVYDDRVLRVDAWIKFHPGGDKSIKHMVGKDATDEINALHSKEARQRMLAFQIGRIQGPWLNFLPPIQGGKFRPYTEATCTSDEDTSGQDLSTPPSPIFDSVDAKSGLRRRKSVSSDTSVSSATSECEPKPFFLDARTQEEIVLDVTKYPSLDTESQESIKKKYRALDQRIRDEGLYNCNYFSYFIECCRYTLFAALSYIFLRSGWYATSGFFLGCFWHQLVFTAHDSGHMGITHHFHVDSVIGIIIADYLGGLSLGWWKRNHNVHHIVTNAPEHDPDIEHMPFFAISHRFLTSLRSTYYERIMTFDAFANFMLRYQNYLYYPILLFGRFNLYRLSWEYLLCGQAPKKGPAWWHRWFEMAGQVFFWYWFGYAVVYRSIPDWSSRLIFILISHMVTAPLHVQITLSHFAMSTADLGVNESFPQKMLRTTMDVDCPTWLDFFHGGLQFQAIHHLYPRIPRHNLRRTQKLVMEFCRDTGIPYAVFTFYDGNKEVIGKLGDVAKQVRILDKCRKSCAQQGVFSDHH from the exons ATGGCCGATACTCTTAAAGCTGCCGCAACACCAACTCCCCCGTCGAGGAAGGATACGATCCTGTCACGGCGTTGGATCGAAGGTCAGATCGCTGAAGGCAAGCATGTTATAGTCTATGACGACCGGGTATTGAGGGTCGATGCATGGATCAAATTCCACCCGGGTGGTGACAAGTCGATTAAGCATATGGTGGGAAAAGATGCGACGGATGAGATCAATGC TTTACATTCGAAGGAAGCGCGCCAGCGGATGTTGGCCTTCCAGATCGGACGCATCCAGGGTCCGTGGTTAAACTTCCTCCCACCGATTCAAGGCGGGAAGTTCCGCCCATATACCGAGGCAACTTGCACATCAGATGAAGACACTTCTGGTCAGGACTTGTCTACACCGCCGTCTCCGATCTTCGACTCAGTCGACGCTAAGTCCGGCCTCCGCCGGCGAAAGTCTGTTTCCTCGGATACGTCCGTTTCCTCAGCTACCTCAGAGTGTGAGCCAAAGCCGTTCTTTCTCGACGCTCGAACCCAGGAAGAGATCGTCCTTGATGTTACCAAATACCCGTCTTTGGATACGGAGAGCCAGGAGAGTATCAAGAAGAAGTACCGTGCATTAGATCAGAGGATTCGCGATGAAGGCCTATACAACTGCAACTATTTCTCTTACTTCATCGAATGCTGCCGCTATACGCTTTTTGCGGCCCTGTCTTACATATTCCTCCGATCGGGCTGGTATGCAACGTCGGGATTCTTTTTGGGATGCTTCTGGCACCAGCTCGTCTTTACAGCTCATGATTCAGGTCATATGGGCATTACCCATCACTTCCACGTGGACAGTGTAATTGGtatcatcatcgccgacTATCTTGGAGGGTTAAGCCTGGGCTGGTGGAAGCGCAACCACAATGTCCACCATATTGTGACGAATGCACCTGAACATGACCCCGATATCGAACACATGCCCTTCTTTGCCATTTCGCACCGTTTCCTTACCAGTCTCCGCAGCACTTACTATGAACGTATTATGACATTTGATGCTTTTGCGAACTTCATGCTGCGCTATCAAAACTATCTTTACTATCCGATTCTCTTGTTTGGCCGCTTTAACCTGTATCGCCTGAGCTGGGAATATCTGCTGTGCGGTCAAGCGCCGAAGAAAGGCCCTGCTTGGTGGCACCGGTGGTTCGAGATGGCTGGCCAAGTCTTCTTCTGGTATTGGTTTGGGTACGCAGTGGTGTACCGTAGCATCCCCGACTGGAGTAGCCGTCTGATTTTCATTTTAATCTCGCACATGGTTACCGCCCCGTTACACGTGCAGATCACGCTCTCCCATTTTGCCATGTCGACGGCCGACTTGGGTGTCAACGAGTCCTTTCCCCAGAAGATGCTTCGCACAACCATGGATGTCGACTGCCCAACCTGGCTCGACTTCTTCCACGGAGGTCTACAGTTCCAGGCCATTCACCACCTGTACCCTCGCATTCCACGCCACAACCTGCGTCGTACCCAAAAGTTGGTTATGGAATTCTGCCGCGACACTGGCATCCCGTATGCCGTCTTCACCTTCTACGATGGCAACAAAGAGGTTATCGGAAAACTTGGTGATGTCGCGAAGCAGGTCCGTATCCTTGACAAATGCCGGAAGTCGTGCGCCCAGCAGGGCGTCTTCTCAGACCACCACTAG
- a CDS encoding 40S ribosomal protein uS10 (40S ribosomal protein S20) codes for MSFQKPEKDFGEGPKVHKIRITLTSRKVASLEKVCSELIERARSKSLHVKGPVRLPTKTLQISTRKTPNGEGSKTWDKYEMRIHKRLIDLLAPTETVKQIIINIEAGVEVEVTIAA; via the exons ATGTCTTTCCAGAAGCCCGAGAAGGATTTCGGCGAGGGCCCT AAGGTCCACAAGATCCGTATCACCCTTACCTCTCGCAAGGTCGCCTCCCTCGAGAAGGTTTGCTCTGAGCTGATCGAGCGTGCCCGCTCCAAGTCCCTCCACGTCAAGGGTCCCGTCCGTCTTCCCACCAAGACCCTTCAGATCTCCACCCGTAAGACCCCCAACGGTGAGGGTTCTAAGACCTGGGACAAGTACGAGATGCGCATCCACAAGCGTCTCATCGA CCTCCTCGCCCCCACTGAGACTGTCAAgcagatcatcatcaacatcgaGGCTGGTGTTGAGGTCGAGGTCACCATTGCCGCTTAA
- a CDS encoding structural maintenance of chromosome protein (structural maintenance of chromosomes protein 4) gives MSSIARGRPSRRSAPRRSYVMSETSEEEDPGNVTPTPSQHDVEEEDEDDSTPVPKKPSTRRRSSRRTTADAPAPTPSTARPARRSRRSTTAEQEQASSQVGESNDEGNSVASVEEPESPSQNVAATKRRSTTSRRSRDSMTPKPERSSVEPSISPQSQARSQRGSVPPLGDITEAAVNKSPSPEDTKSQISIINPHSTVLEKPMDIMMKARNLAHPTIPEEPSGPKSRMVIKTLILNNFKSYAGKQIVGPFHASFSSVVGPNGSGKSNVIDALLFVFGFRASKMRQGKISALIHNSADFPDLPFCEVEVHFQEVLDLPDGAHEIVPDSQLIVSRKAFKNNTSKYYMNGKETNFTAVTTLLRDRGIDLDHKRFLILQGEVESIAQMKAKAANEHEDGLLEYLEDIIGTSKYKAPIDEAATELETLNDVCVEKNNRVQHVEKERNALEDKKDKALSYLNDENELTQKQSALYQIYIDECADNIRVTEEAILQMQELLNMELEKHEGNESGIKELEKAYKRGMREYENMEKEVQALAKEMAKYDKESVKFEEKKKFLVGKQKKLEKTIQTARLAASECESLVEKHTSDITKKTKETTDLEKELKVEEDELSAIRESLKGKTQGLSDKITAKQKSLEPWDEKINKKVSAVAVAQSELDILRERSNAGAVLLEEAQGKVSSIEETLAAKETDLEERKEQKAILEEEVAKLKHDLKKYAHREPDVRAHVSSARQKADEARASLASTQNRGSVLSGLMRLKESGRIEGFHGRLGNLGTIDEKYDVAISTACPALENMVVDTVEVGQQCIDYLRKNNLGRANFILLDRLPRRDMSSVFTPESVPRLFDLVKPKDPKFAPAFYSVMQNTLVAKDLEQANRIAYGARRWRVVTLDGQLIDTSGTMSGGGTRVARGAMSSKQVADTSKEQVARLEGDLEEMERKFQAFQEKQRHIEAAMREKTEEIPRVETKIQKILIEIESTNRSLADAQRRVKELSAAHKPSKTDAAQAAALEKQIASLEEEIEDLRSQKGGIEEEIQTLQNKIMEVGGVRLRGQKARVDGLKEQIGMLAEEISNAEVGKSKNEKLIAKHQKTLGDAEEELNHITEDLDKLNEDVSNQANDASGWKQKVEEAQEALESKKGDLKTVKAELDEKVAELNESRATEIEMRNKLEENQKALAENEKRGRYWHEKLSKLTLQNVSDLGNEEAPAELQTYTKDELLEMNKESLKATIAALEEKTQNSPVDLSVIEEYRRRSAEHEARSADLNTALASRDSAKARLDGLRSARLNGFMEGFSIISLRLKEMYQMITMGGNAELELVDSLDPFSEGILFSVMPPKKSWKNIGNLSGGEKTLSSLALVFALHHYKPTPLYVMDEIDAALDFRNVSIVASYIKERTKNAQFIVISLRNNMFELASRLVGVYKVNHKTKSVTIENKDYIKRQ, from the coding sequence ATGTCATCAATCGCAAGAGGCAGGCCATCCCGGCGCTCTGCTCCTCGAAGGAGCTATGTCATGTCGGAGACatctgaagaggaagatccCGGAAATGTGACCCCCACGCCGTCCCAGCATGAcgttgaagaggaggatgaagacgattCCACCCCAGTTCCCAAGAAACCCTCCACAAGGAGACGGTCTAGCAGGCGTACGACAGCTGATGCGCCTGCACCTACGCCTAGCACCGCACGCCCCGCACGAAGGTCCCGCAGGTCGACAACGGCAGAGCAGGAGCAGGCATCGTCGCAAGTTGGTGAATCAAATGACGAAGGGAATTCAGTTGCATCTGTAGAAGAGCCTGAATCGCCTTCACAAAATGTGGCGGcaacgaaaagaagaagtacGACATCTCGCAGGAGTCGTGACTCCATGACGCCCAAACCGGAACGGTCTTCAGTCGAGCCCTCCATATCGCCTCAATCCCAAGCCCGGTCTCAGAGAGGCAGCGTGCCACCGCTTGGCGATATCACCGAGGCTGCAGTGAACAAGTCCCCTTCGCCCGAGGATACAAAGTCGCAAATTTCGATCATTAATCCCCATTCGACCGTTCTCGAGAAGCCGATGGATATCATGATGAAGGCGCGCAACTTAGCTCATCCGACGATACCTGAGGAACCATCAGGACCGAAGAGTCGCATGGTTATCAAGACTTTGATTCTTAACAACTTCAAGAGTTACGCAGGGAAACAGATCGTAGGGCCCTTTCacgcttctttttcctcgGTTGTGGGACCGAACGGCTCCGGAAAGTCCAATGTGATTGATGCGTTGCTATTCGTGTTTGGCTTCCGAGCCAGCAAGATGCGACAAGGCAAAATTTCTGCTCTGATTCACAACTCTGCTGATTTCCCAGATTTGCCCTTCTGCGAAGTTGAGGTTCATTTCCAAGAGGTCCTCGATCTGCCAGATGGAGCACACGAAATAGTCCCAGATTCCCAACTGATTGTCTCTCGAAAGGCATTTAAGAACAACACCAGCAAATATTACATGAATGGCAAGGAAACAAACTTCACCGCCGTAACGACCTTGCTCCGTGACCGAGGAATCGACCTAGACCATAAGCGTTTCCTGATTCTCCAGGGTGAAGTCGAATCCATTGCCCAGATGAAGGCAAAGGCCGCCAATGAGCATGAGGACGGGCTTCTCGAGTATCTTGAAGATATTATCGGAACTTCGAAATACAAGGCCCCCATTGACGAAGCGGCCACCGAACTAGAGACGCTGAACGACGTCTGTGTTGAGAAGAATAACCGTGTGCAGCAtgtagagaaagaaaggaatgcCCTAGAGGACaagaaagataaagctcTTTCCTACCTCAATGACGAAAATGAGCTCACCCAGAAGCAGTCGGCGCTTTATCAAATTTACATTGACGAATGTGCCGATAACATCCGCGTCACGGAAGAGGCTATCCTCCAAATGCAAGAGCTCTTGAACATGGAACTTGAGAAACATGAGGGCAATGAATCGGGGATTAAGGAGCTTGAGAAGGCTTACAAGCGCGGCATGCGTGAATACGAaaacatggagaaggaagtacAGGCTTTGGCAAAAGAGATGGCGAAGTACGACAAGGAGTCCGTCAAATTtgaggaaaagaagaagttcTTGGTTGgcaagcaaaagaagctgGAAAAAACAATTCAAACTGCCCGTTTGGCTGCTTCCGAATGCGAAAGCTTGGTCGAGAAACATACCAGTGATATTAccaagaagaccaaagagACAACGGATCTAGAGAAAGAGCTAAaagtggaagaggatgaattgTCGGCAATTCGTGAAAGCTTGAAGGGCAAAACCCAGGGCCTTTCGGATAAGATCACGGCCAAACAGAAGTCACTTGAGCCATGggatgagaagatcaacaaaaAGGTCTCCGCTGTTGCAGTGGCACAAAGTGAGCTTGACATTCTTCGGGAGAGAAGCAATGCCGGTGCTGTACTCCTAGAGGAAGCACAGGGCAAGGTTTCATCTATTGAGGAAACGTTAGCCGCCAAGGAAACCGATCTTGAGGAGCGGAAAGAGCAGAAGGCCAttcttgaggaagaggtcGCAAAGCTAAAGCATGACCTCAAAAAGTACGCCCACAGGGAGCCAGATGTTCGCGCTCATGTCTCCAGCGCCCGGCAAAAAGCCGACGAAGCAAGAGCTAGCCTTGCAAGCACACAAAATCGTGGCAGTGTACTGTCTGGCCTCATGCGTCTCAAGGAATCTGGTCGTATCGAAGGGTTCCACGGACGACTTGGAAACCTCGGGACAATCGATGAGAAATATGACGTGGCTATATCCACCGCTTGTCCAGCATTGGAAAATATGGTGGTGGATACAGTCGAGGTTGGTCAACAATGCATCGACTACTTGCGGAAGAACAATCTTGGCCGAGCCAACTTCATACTTTTGGATCGTCTTCCACGACGGGACATGTCATCGGTATTCACCCCGGAGAGTGTCCCACGCCTGTTTGATCTCGTGAAGCCCAAGGATCCGAAGTTTGCACCAGCATTCTATAGCGTGATGCAAAATACTCTTGTCGCCAAGGACCTAGAGCAAGCTAATCGCATTGCCTACGGTGCCAGACGGTGGAGAGTAGTGACACTTGATGGCCAGCTCATAGATACCTCGGGTACCAtgagtggtggtggtaccCGTGTTGCTCGGGGTGCAATGTCGTCGAAGCAGGTCGCGGACACCAGCAAAGAGCAGGTTGCAAGACTTGAAGGTGACCtcgaagagatggagaggaagtTCCAGGCTTTCCAGGAGAAGCAAAGACATATAGAGGCGGCGATGAGAGAGAAGACGGAGGAAATCCCACGTGTCGAAACAAAGATTCAGAAGATCTTGATCGAGATTGAAAGTACCAACCGCAGTCTCGCAGATGCCCAGCGGCGCGTGAAGGAGTTGAGCGCTGCTCACAAGCCATCCAAGACGGACGCAGCCCAGGCTGCAGCTCTGGAGAAGCAGATCGCTTCTCTCGAAGAGGAAATCGAAGATCTCCGTTCACAGAAgggaggaattgaagaagagattcaAACTCTCCAGAACAAGATCATGGAGGTTGGTGGTGTAAGACTGCGAGGTCAGAAGGCTAGAGTCGACGGTCTGAAAGAACAGATCGGCATGCTTGCCGAAGAGATCTCAAATGCGGAAGTCGGCAAGTCCAAGAACGAGAAGCTTATAGCCAAACATCAAAAAACACTTGGGGACGCTGAAGAGGAGCTCAACCATATTACCGAAGACCTTGACAAGCTGAATGAGGATGTCTCCAACCAAGCTAACGACGCATCCGGTTGGAAGCAAAAGGTAGAGGAAGCACAAGAGGCCCTCGAGTCGAAGAAGGGAGATCTCAAGACCGTGAAGGCCGAGTTAGATGAGAAGGTGGCCGAATTAAACGAATCTCGGGCCACGGAAATCGAAATGCGCAATAAGCTTGAAGAGAACCAAAAGGCTCTAGCGGAGAACGAAAAGCGCGGGCGCTACTGGCACGAGAAGCTGTCCAAGTTAACACTGCAGAATGTGAGCGATCTTGGAAATGAGGAAGCGCCCGCAGAGCTGCAGACATATACCAAGGATGAGTTATTGGAGATGAACAAGGAGTCTTTGAAAGCTACTATTGCAGCTTTGGAAGAGAAGACGCAGAACTCCCCTGTTGACCTCTCTGTCATCGAAGAATATCGTCGCCGGTCTGCCGAACACGAGGCGCGTTCAGCGGATCTCAATACTGCCCTGGCATCTCGCGACAGTGCTAAAGCTCGTCTTGACGGCCTTCGATCCGCTCGCTTGAACGGATTCATGGAAGGCTTTAGCATCATCTCGCTCCGCTTGAAGGAGATGTACCAGATGATTACAATGGGTGGCAATGCGGAGCTCGAATTAGTGGATTCTTTAGATCCTTTCTCTGAAGGTATCTTGTTCTCCGTCATGCCTccgaagaagagctggaagaacATTGGCAACTTGTCCGGTGGTGAGAAGACACTGTCTAGTTTAGCCCTGGTTTTCGCCTTGCACCATTACAAGCCTACGCCGCTGTAC
- a CDS encoding nuclear pore complex assembly-domain-containing protein produces the protein MYCNHGTGQHDKSNLWHLYQKGLTANKSVARPKMAPWEDFDSVFSFNKNFTYDGKVIEQILSNRRALDNQLFADRLLGLLGVKAVTKVYPPKSNADLRTLFGHIVSSPLDIHHKQALIYYLLKDCRAANDYASQFSRRFHLPEKYRFFIEGLWNLDRLDFKRAIEYLTEPSIIPTFPDEILYVLTLPQLPKHDDSLVMAYYLTVSPPLASTKVQKAFFRILCRSSITEAFYFTRNYDDSLRQNYLAQLIEFVHSTEAGETRSKRAMELIGLPFDDQEEGWFEDCLLRGNAKGLHGAKDTVMMRRLATGKLENLSADLESLGGKKVDGLNWDILRQGIQPSQT, from the exons ATGTACTGTAACCATGGTACAGGTCAACATGATAAGAGTAATCTTTGGCATTTATATCAAAAAGGTCTCACAGCTAACAAGAGTGTGGCGCGGCCCAAAATGGCGCCTTGGGAAGATTTCGACAGTGTTTTCTCCTTCAACAAGAATTTTACATATGATGGCAAGGTCATTGAACAGATACTGTCCAACCGCCGGGCTTTGGATAACCAGTTGTTCGCCGACAGACTCCTAGGACTGCTCGGCGTGAAAGCAG TGACGAAAGTATACCCTCCAAAGTCCAATGCAGACCTCCGAACCCTTTTCGGACACATCGTATCATCTCCACTGGATATCCATCACAAGCAGGCCTTGATCTACTATCTCTTAAAGGACTGCCGGGCAGCCAATGACTACGCTTCACAATTTTCGCGGCGATTCCATCTACCCGAAAAGTACCGTTTCTTCATTGAAGGGCTCTGGAACCTAGACAGGCTAGATTTTAAG CGCGCTATTGAATATTTGACTGAACCCTCCATCATTCCAACATTTCCCGATGAAATCCTTTATGTTCTCACCCTACCACAGCTTCCAAAGCACGATGACAGCCTCGTAATGGCGTATTACCTCACTGTGAGCCCACCACTGGCATCCACAAAGGTTCAGAAAGCATTCTTCAGAATTCTTTGTCGCTCCAGCATTACGGAAGCCTTCTACTTTACCCGGAACTATGACGACTCGCTTCGCCAGAATTACCTTGCGCAGCTCATTGAATTCGTGCACTCGACGGAAGCTGGCGAGACCCGGAGCAAGCGCGCTATGGAATTGATTGGTCTCCCCTTCGATGACCAGGAAGAGGGGTGGTTTGAGGACTGTCTTCTCCGTGGGAATGCAAAGGGTCTGCATGGTGCTAAGGACACCGTCATGATGCGCCGTCTTGCGACAGGGAAGTTAGAAAACTTGTCGGCCGATCTTGAGTCCTTGGGCGGAAAGAAGGTCGATGGGCTGAACTGGGACATTCTCAGACAAGGCATTCAGCCATCGCAGACATAG
- a CDS encoding putative CUE domain protein encodes MANWPPLAPVPPPAVQSAIPPQEWELYIDAWILLLTLRIEASDAEFTEHASTDESVVTFLTSFYDQLASTGTPGLHTGPKTRILRKLCFLLTRRLLLDAPTSPPDLLGWKYLGSMCSCYPSSSALKKLLSEAWDKHEETISSSLEKAKTAMTKQLAMLSSAQAPRIIPDIRLLTILGSVIPACGQALMAGSDFLDTCCEAYQAHKRDDFRKVLVAVIYVGLTSLLKGPKPNLSLLLDQLFSLKASAGINAPTTKKEPTLLSDLICSSDLLVRLDRYLISHPQKRGQDLLSSLRAYQIESNVFHHRYQKQKKKLDKGKARATTDLPQAEDMHIHRMSLVTQIQDLFPDLGSGYIVRLLDVYDDNPETVIAHLLDDSIPPELRDLDKSEQLPTANSTAPKHDPFPPRPTPPQISSPPVQPRKNVFDKDVDLADLAETDKLRFGRANPDQTADDILADRSKHAVNKAAIMSALATFDSDDDERDDTYDVADVGGTVDAATTDTDADAKQKADELDLTLFRTYKASPALFARDSATRRSQPRASLKRETGMTDEAIEGWAVMLARDSKRLAKLEDRLSLSVVGPGGTGLMQPEIKPTAYRRPGPRGDGESGSETDEPAGSGSRGRGDPGRGRGRGGRRGGGAGRGRGGNAGSGDGNTTAQRQRKEENKASRANHNRRQQRAKKVARAGGMMG; translated from the coding sequence ATGGCAAATTGGCCTCCTCTTGCACCAGTCCCACCCCCCGCGGTGCAGAGTGCCATACCACCCCAGGAATGGGAGCTCTATATCGATGCGTGGATCCTGCTTCTGACCTTGCGCATAGAAGCATCCGATGCAGAATTCACAGAACACGCATCTACAGATGAGTCTGTTGTCACCTTCTTGACTTCATTCTATGACCAGCTGGCAAGCACTGGTACGCCGGGTTTGCATACAGGGCCGAAAACTAGAATACTACGGAAGCTATGTTTCTTGCTCACACGGCGACTCTTGTTGGACGCGCCCACCTCACCACCCGATCTACTAGGATGGAAGTACCTGGGCAGCATGTGCAGCTGCTATCCCTCCAGCTCTGCGCTGAAGAAATTACTTTCTGAAGCATGGGACAAGCATGAAGAGACGATATCATCGAGCCTCGAGAAGGCAAAGACAGCCATGACGAAACAGCTGGCTATGTTGAGTTCCGCACAAGCTCCAAGGATTATCCCTGATATTCGCCTATTAACCATCCTGGGCTCTGTCATCCCCGCATGCGGCCAGGCATTGATGGCCGGCTCCGACTTCCTGGACACATGCTGCGAAGCATACCAAGCACACAAGAGGGACGACTTCCGCAAAGTACTCGTCGCTGTCATCTACGTTGGCCTTACATCTCTACTCAAAGGcccaaaaccaaacctcTCCCTACTCTTGGACCAGCTCTTCAGCCTAAAAGCCAGCGCAGGGATCAACGcaccaacaacaaagaaGGAACCCACCCTCCTCTCAGACCTCATCTGCAGCTCCGATCTCCTCGTCCGTCTGGACCGGTACCTAATTTCGCACCCACAGAAACGCGGCCAAGATCTCCTCTCGAGTCTGCGCGCATACCAAATCGAATCAAATGTATTCCACCACCGCTaccagaaacaaaagaaaaaactcGACAAAGGCAAAGCCCGCGCCACGACAGATCTCCCCCAAGCAGAAGACATGCACATCCACCGAATGTCCCTCGTCACGCAGATCCAAGACCTCTTCCCCGACCTAGGATCGGGGTACATCGTCCGTCTACTCGATGTCTACGACGATAACCCGGAGACCGTCATCGCACATCTCCTGGACGACTCTATTCCCCCTGAGCTCCGGGACCTTGATAAATCAGAACAACTCCCCACTGCCAATTCCACTGCCCCCAAGCACGACCCCTTCCCTCCGCGTCCAACACCACCTCAAATTTCCTCTCCACCAGTGCAACCCCGCAAAAACGTCTTCGACAAAGACGTCGATCTGGCCGACCTCGCCGAAACAGACAAATTGCGCTTCGGCCGCGCAAACCCAGACCAAACCGCCGACGACATCCTCGCAGATCGCAGCAAACACGCCGTCAATAAAGCGGCCATCATGTCTGCGCTGGCGACCTTTGACTCAGACGACGACGAACGCGATGATACCTATGATGTAGCAGACGTAGGCGGCACCGTTGACGCCGCCACCACTGACACAGATGCCGATGCGAAACAGAAAGCCGACGAACTTGACCTAACGCTATTCCGGACGTACAAGGCATCACCGGCGCTGTTTGCTCGGGACTCAGCGACCCGTCGATCGCAGCCGCGGGCTTCGCTGAAGCGCGAGACGGGCATGACGGACGAAGCGATTGAGGGATGGGCTGTTATGCTGGCGCGGGATTCGAAGCGGTTGGCGAAGTTGGAGGATCGGTTATCGCTTTCGGTGGTTGGGCCTGGTGGGACTGGTCTTATGCAACCGGAGATTAAGCCGACGGCGTATCGGAGGCCTGGGCCTAGGGGTGATGGGGAGTCGGGGAGTGAGACTGATGAGCCGGCTGGTTCTGGGTCTCGAGGTAGAGGGGATCCCGGTAGGGGGCGTGGTAGGGGTGGTCGAcgaggtggtggtgctggacGTGGGCGTGGTGGTAATGCGGGTTCCGGCGACGGGAATACCACCGCGCAGCGgcagaggaaggaggagaataaGGCCAGTAGGGCGAATCATAATCGTCGACAGCAGAGGGCGAAGAAGGTGGCGCGGGCTGGGGGTATGATGGGGTGA
- a CDS encoding CCCH zinc finger domain protein has protein sequence MVVCSFFQQGRCKFGERCKFEHPGQSSLGSGNRFGVLSGGGGGGGFGGRSAQQNQQPANYGVTADDIKTDLTAGKGRPEWVFSCYGPGKNAPKQLFGGAQREQSFEELRLRHYEAAATGNVEQAVQEAQALYAEALKQMDVILNDLGGAVKYIVDGINEHPNRIDIIEGKTGPAANQGPSPFGQPSAFGQPAASGQTSGFGQPSALGQSSGFGQPSALGSGSGSAFGKPSGFGQPSTLGQPSGFGQPSTLGQSSGFGQPSTLGSGSAFGKPSGLGGGQPAFGKPAFGQPSLGQQNPGQPAFGQPSAFGQPSSVGGSSFGASTNASPFGAISNQNQGAGVGFGQAASAVSPFAQAASQQPAAPSGFGQPSTTPATTGGFGQPTQTPSPFGQPQPQPQSNPFGQPSTAPNPFGAPSQPQQQQAQAAPSPFGQPAAGFAQPAQQQPPAPTATAGTGPPAIIKVEDPNQLSPIPPLSGQTVRDPMTKRLSTWKGQPVKYIDNNPCYLHPQDRQTYVRIFFPDGPPDQASLRDATGKSEEYTPEVTEQYEFFVKNGYFKDGVIPSVPPKTEWVSFDF, from the exons atgGTGGTCTGCAGCTTCTTCCAGCAAGGCCGGTGCAAATTTGGAG AACGCTGCAAATTCGAGCACCCCGGCCAATCAAGTTTAGGCTCAGGGAACCGCTTTGGAGTCCTGtctggaggaggtggtggtggaggcttCGGAG GTCGTTCTGCGCAACAGAACCAGCAGCCAGCAAA CTATGGTGTCACAgcggatgatatcaagaccGACCTAACCGCTGGTAAGGGTCGTCCAGAATGGGTTTTTTCTTGTTATGGCCCTGGTAAAAACGCCCCAAAGCAATTATTTGGAGGTGCTCAGCGAGAGCAATCTTTCGAAGAGCTGCGGCTGCGTCACTATGAAGCTGCTGCAACAGGAAATGTAGAGCAGGCAGTCCAAGAGGCTCAGGCTTTGTACGCCGAGGCACTGAAACAGATGGATGTCATATTGAACGACCTTGGCGGTGCCGTGAAATACATCGTTGATGGTATCAACGAGCATCCGAATAGGATTGATATCATAGAAGGTAAGACAGGTCCTGCTGCCAATCAAGGGCCCTCTCCATTTGGCCAACCCTCGGCATTCGGGCAACCAGCTGCTAGCGGTCAGACATCAGGATTTGGTCAACCGTCGGCATTGGGGCAGAGTTCTGGATTCGGACAACCAAGTGCTTTGGGCTCAGGATCAGGATCAGCCTTTGGCAAGCCCTCTGGGTTCGGTCAACCATCGACGTTAGGTCAGCCATCGGGATTTGGTCAACCATCTACCTTGGGCCAGAGTTCTGGTTTTGGACAACCAAGTACGTTGGGTTCAGGATCAGCCTTTGGTAAGCCTTCAGGGCTAGGAGGTGGGCAGCCTGCGTTTGGTAAACCGGCGTTTGGGCAGCCCAGTCTAGGCCAGCAGAACCCAGGTCAGCCTGCTTTCGGTCAACCATCAGCGTTTGGGCAACCTTCATCAGTAGGAGGCTCATCATTCGGCGCATCGACTAACGCGTCACCCTTTGGCGCAATATCAAACCAAAACCAGGGCGCAGGTGTCGGTTTTGGCCAAGCCGCATCAGCTGTGTCTCCGTTTGCACAAGCTGCTAGCCAACAACCTGCAGCACCCTCTGGATTTGGACAACCATCTACAACCCCAGCAACAACTGGCGGCTTCGGTCAGCCGACGCAAACACCATCCCCGTTTGGCCAGCCCCAACCCCAGCCCCAGTCAAATCCATTTGGACAACCATCCACCGCACCAAATCCTTTCGGGGCTCCCAGTCAaccacagcagcaacaagcaCAGGCCGCTCCTTCACCCTTTGGCCAACCAGCGGCCGGTTTCGCCCAGCCTGCCCAACAACAACCGCCAGCTCCTACCGCAACGGCGGGCACTGGCCCTCCTGCCATCATCAAGGTTGAGGATCCAAATCAGCTCAGCCCCATTCCACCCTTATCCGGCCAGACGGTCCGAGATCCTATGACCAAGAGACTGTCCACATGGAAAGGGCAGCCAGTCAAGTATATTGACAACAATCCGTGTTATCTGCATCCTCAAGACCGCCAAACATATGTTCGCATCTTCTTCCCGGATGGGCCTCCCGACCAGGCAAGTCTGAGAGATGCCACAGGGAAATCGGAAGAGTATACCCCCGAGGTCACGGAACAGTATGAGTTCTTTGTGAAAAACGGATACTTCAAGGACGGCGTCATCCCAAGCGTACCACCCAAGACGGAATGGGTGAGCTTCGACTTCTAA